The following is a genomic window from Deltaproteobacteria bacterium.
GAGCTTGAGCCGCTGCTCGTCACCGAGCCCGTGATAAAGTGCAATAACTTGGTGCAAAAAATCGCGCCACCGCTCTTTTGCGGGTTCTTGGCCCTCAGTCCAGCCAATTCCTAGACCCGGAACACGGCCAACCGAATTACTTGGCATAACTAAGTGAATAACTCGGCCAGAGAGTACGGTTGTACCTAAACCGAACGGTAACATCATTTCGCAAGCGACTTCTGCACCAACATGAGGCAAGGCCCCACAGCGCACAAAAACGCCGTCTAAGCTGATATTTTGCGTTTGAAGCTCCAACACGTGGTCCCCGAGGGCAAGCCTCACCGGGAAACGTATTAAATAACGTGTAGTTCTTCGCTCTTCTGGGGCGCTTGTAGCGAGTGCCAAAGGCTGCTCCTGCGGGTTGTTACCCTTATATTTAAATCCGGTTCTGGGGCTAAAAGCCAGTATCGAAACCAATGAATTCACAATTACGAAAGTATCATTTGCTACTCCCCCTCAAGATCGGATAATTTTGTTCCACTTATGGATGAAATGAGAGACAGAATCGTCGCGCAGGCGAAACGGCACCGTACTAAATGCGTTGAATTCCTGCGTGAGCTGATTGCCACCCCATCTGAGAGCCAACAAGAAGAAGCTATTGCCCTACGTGTGCGCAAAGAGATGTTGGACCTCAATTACGACAGCGTCGATATCGATCGCTTTGGTAACGTCATTGGGCGTATTGGATCGGGGCCTACCCGTATCCTATTCGACGCACATTTGGATACACCAGGCATCGGTGACAAGGCTTCCTGGCGTTTCGATCCTTTTAAAGGGGATATGAAGGCCGGAAAGATCTACGGACACGGGGCCGCCAACAACAAAGGTGGCCTTGCTGCCATCATTTATGCTGGCGCAGTCATCAAAGAGCT
Proteins encoded in this region:
- a CDS encoding PilZ domain-containing protein — its product is MALATSAPEERRTTRYLIRFPVRLALGDHVLELQTQNISLDGVFVRCGALPHVGAEVACEMMLPFGLGTTVLSGRVIHLVMPSNSVGRVPGLGIGWTEGQEPAKERWRDFLHQVIALYHGLGDEQRLKL